One genomic segment of Hydra vulgaris chromosome 14, alternate assembly HydraT2T_AEP includes these proteins:
- the LOC136090496 gene encoding deoxyuridine 5'-triphosphate nucleotidohydrolase-like: MENKEFKSLEITDIHEWSFYETKESACFDLRSSKDVILQPHQRVLVNTGVYIDKMDSNLVGQIYSKSGIAYKYGVVVLNAPGIIDADYKEEIKVLLMNHSKENYVIKRGDAIAQMGFVKKFKAVKNVIEFNGCCCGEVKMSMIKDVERKGGFGSTGK; the protein is encoded by the coding sequence atggaaaataaagaGTTTAAATCACTCGAAATTACAGATATTCATGAGTGGtctttttatgaaacaaaagaaaGCGCTTGTTTTGATTTGAGAAGCTCAAAGGATGTTATACTTCAACCCCATCAACGTGTTTTAGTAAATACTGGAGTGTATATAGATAAAATGGATTCAAATTTAGTAGGACAGATATATTCAAAATCAGGTATAGCTTACAAATATGGTGTGGTAGTGTTAAATGCTCCAGGAATAATAGACGCCGATTATAAAGAGGAAATTAAAGTCTTATTGATGAATCATTCTAAAGAAAATTATGTGATTAAACGTGGAGATGCTATTGCTCAAATGggatttgtaaaaaagtttaaagctgtaaaaaatgtaatagaATTTAATGGGTGTTGTTGTGGTGAAGTAAAAATGTCAATGATTAAAGATGTAGAAAGAAAGGGTGGTTTTGGTTCCactggaaaataa